In Phyllopteryx taeniolatus isolate TA_2022b chromosome 22, UOR_Ptae_1.2, whole genome shotgun sequence, the DNA window TTGGGGGTCTGCTGGAAAACCTCCTCATCTTCTTGGGAAGTCCTCGCGTAGTGGCCGGTCGCCATGGCGTCAGCACCTAAATGTCAAAAAGAGCcgagaaatgtcacaaaatggctCTGTGCTGGATatgatgaggttttttttttttttttttttcagatcacATCCAGTGCgttccattttttaaatccagctcGCTGAGCATTTACAATATCAGGACACCTGtaataatatttacatttgttgcattcatttatttgcttattcCTTCAGTCGTTAAAGTAATGAACCCTCCTGTTACAATGTGGGTCAAATTTCCCCATGTTCAAGTTTATAACTGTGcaacagtggttttcaaacACTGTGCTTAATATGGAGGGGGGGCTGAACTTAAAAATggtttcaattaaaatgtatagcaCGTAAAAGTTGTACACAAATACATGTTTAAACActaacagttcttaaagattaagtacaaagtttatttgtataaaacCTCATCTTCCTGGGAACCTAAacgtgaaatacaactgaattgtacgtaagcagtgattctttcaccaCACTTTTGAGAAGCACCACTCgggaaaaaaacgttttaaataGCAATAACAGAATGAGGTCATCATAAAAGTAGTATGGCCCTACGTTCTTACTTATTTATTGAACACATTCAGtgccattgactgctttagaagtcaaatatccatgttaactgggagggccgGCACTGAATGAGATTTAACCCAGCAGTGACACAAGGGTCGAAAAGTCTCCTTTATGCAGTTATTGTagcaaacattttaatttacaacTCATTGATATTAATTCTGGGATTTTACAACATTAAGAAACAAATGGTTCCACATGCTGCGGCTTGTTGTCGACCGTAACAACATACCTAGTGTTATGATCGCATACTTGTGGAAATGGTTGAATTTGATATGTTTGTTGCAGAGTATATCCGGGTTGGGAGTCCTTCCTTTCTCGTATTCCTTTAACAGATTACTGAAAAGGAGCAGAAGACTTATGATTGCGTGGGCAGGAAAAAGGCATTTATAACCTTTAcattgttgttttgaatacCTGAAAACCTCATGCCAGTATTCTTTAACATAGGATACTTGATGGAAGGGGATGTCCAGCATCTGGCACACTTTGTAGGCGTCCTCACAGTCCTTCTCTGTGGCGCACACTCCACTTTCATCCAGGGAGTCCCAGTTCTTCATGAAAACCCCGGTCACGTTATAGCCTGGCATGAGCAACATCCAATATTTGGTATCAACAATATTCAATCAAAACTAGCGTTATTACCTTTGTGACGGTTTTTGGAATGGTTGTCAATGGtggtggtgtacctaatgaagtggcctgtCAGTGCATCAGTCAATGAGACTTCGACCCACCTCTTTTCTTGAGCAATAAGGCCGCGACTGAGCTGTCAACGCCGCCCGACATGGCGCACACGACGTGCCTTACGACCCCCATCTTCATCCAAATTATTCCGCTCAAGTACctgtttaaaacaaaagaaatgttcTCAAACACTCATCTGTCACCATTGAGCACGGACATCATTGTTGTCCGTTGCGGATAAAGGTCCGACTAGAATCGGGAGTCAGCACGGAATGTTTATTTCAGAGGGCggacaaaaaatattgtaacaCCGCCACGAAGCTTCACATTTGCGTGATAACGAATAAGGTTAGTGAGTTAATTTGATCAATTATGACACACTTAAGATTTTAACTTGTGTTTTTTAAGTTCACAATGTTTTCTTATTGGGTTAAACAAATACATCTTTAATTTCATCCAGAACTGTGTGAGCCAAATACCCTGATTTCATTCAGGACTTGAAAAATCACTTTTTAGGCTGTTTAGTTCTGCAATAATAGTGTAGGGGACGAAAGCAAattcacattattattttttttttgcacagatgGGTGAAGTGTCTGcagacagtttgaccctggaccTTCTACGAGAAGCCAGGGAGACCGTGAGGAGAAGCCCGTTGGGTGTCATCAACACCCCCATGATCCCCTGGAGCCAGACCACCCTGCCTGTCCACAAGGCCCACAGTATCTATATTAAactggagaacatgcagacaaCGGGTAagaatgtacttttaatacaggTTTTATAGATGTTAATTATGcagcaaaaaaacccaaaaaaaaccaatgcaaatgtattgtacttcaaagttaaatacaactgaactggaaTAGACTCTATACACGGAACACTTTTGCATTCGGGGTACAGCAGTGTGCAATTACAGCAtcaaactcctcaaagtataCTTGTCGACTTCTGAAATTACGTAAAGTTTCTGTAAATGACAGATTATCTTTATACTTGCTACAGATACCCACGTACCAGCGAAGCAATTCAATGGTCCTTATCTGAATTAATGAGCCATTTCCTGTTTCGCAGTGGATGCACGTTCGTGCATACGTGTCAACTGAAGACTTGCACTGCTGAACTTTTGAGACAATCAAATCTCAACTCAGCTTTGGTGATAGAGCACTTTGGGAGGGGGAACAACCGCAGCTGTAATAAAAGTGCTTCACATAATGATTGAACACAAATAGAAACTGAAAACCTGTTTTCGTTATTATTGTATGGTGCagatacaacaaaaacataaaacgcAACCAATAATAAGAGAATAATGACAAGCATATCCGACTGTTCTCACCACTCGAGAGTTAATTGATTCCCCCCGACTGGAGTTTCGTGACGTGAACAGCTGGCAGCGGCTCGGTCGGCCTGATGGACTAATTAGGTTGGTGACCTACGTTTTTGAATTACAGGGTCCTTTAAAATCCGAGGTGTGGCCAATCAATTTGCCAGGAGGCCAAAAGGCGGCCATTTTGTCACCATGTCCGCCGGGAATTATGGAAAGTCGTTTGCGTACGCGTCAAAACACTACGGGTCGAGAGGCAAAGTGGTGATGCCGGAAAATGCCCCGATGTCCAGATCCGTCCTCATACAGGTTCGAGGTCACGCCCATATGCAGCATAAATCATTAGTTtgctcagtcttgttttttgttccctTTAGAGTTTTGGCGTGGATGTGGAGAGAGTTCCCACTTCCTGTCTGATGGATGTGGTAAACCGTTGTGTTAAGGACGATGACATGACCTTCCTGCACTCTTATGACGACCTGGATCTCATAGCAGGACATGCCAGGTACACTTAGGCTTTGAACAACGTCAAACACGTACAAGCGGATGAGGTTCAACTCTGTTTGTAGTTTGGGTCTGGAGGTCCTAGAGGCGGTGCCCGAGCCTGACGTGGTGGTGGTGTGCTGCGGAGGAGGGGGGCTGCTGGCCGGAGTGGCTGCTGCAATCAAGCTATCAGGATGTGACGAGACCAGAATCTACGGTGTGGAACCAGAAGGAGGTCAGAAGAAAACATCTTCCAACCCTAAAACGAGCCATATAGCAAACTGAATCGGCGCTGACGTGAATGCTTGACCCCAGCCTGTACCA includes these proteins:
- the LOC133472002 gene encoding L-threonine dehydratase catabolic TdcB-like is translated as MGEVSADSLTLDLLREARETVRRSPLGVINTPMIPWSQTTLPVHKAHSIYIKLENMQTTGSFKIRGVANQFARRPKGGHFVTMSAGNYGKSFAYASKHYGSRGKVVMPENAPMSRSVLIQSFGVDVERVPTSCLMDVVNRCVKDDDMTFLHSYDDLDLIAGHASLGLEVLEAVPEPDVVVVCCGGGGLLAGVAAAIKLSGCDETRIYGVEPEGACTMYKSFIEKKPVGMDTRSIASGLAPPFAGMLPYELCQRYVEEIVLVSDDDIKAAVSTLYRAGLVVEPSGAAAFAAIASAKLPRLEGSNVVCVLSGGNIGQDELANFQD